A single region of the Salvia miltiorrhiza cultivar Shanhuang (shh) chromosome 8, IMPLAD_Smil_shh, whole genome shotgun sequence genome encodes:
- the LOC130999427 gene encoding poly(A)-specific ribonuclease PARN-like isoform X2, producing the protein MYLRRSLCTQSAAGHRRRRQLPVKQVIKSNFSETIAEFKDSIFSSDFVAVSLQKTGGYSAPWQKLLPIDTEETAYLKAKRAAERFQVLQFSVCPFSVKASKLIANPYNFQLFPRHEVKVGMPSYSFSCQSSCLTSMAQEGFDFNACVYNGISYLSRAQESAAKVQTGSVLLNSCSFQSTSAFTVADVIFAERIKTRVKNWMNGCNNQHKTEDTLISSLRKLVGRSEIYGSRPSLTIDVCSERQVQLTSEVLKEFVNIVLVRAPAKVGVEAIQVVLTSSEEDKNLLVKEIQDLEEEQGRLVSGFREVIDLISTSQKPVVVHNSLNDFAFIHSKFLAPLPPTMYEFTSSLLTVFPHILDINHLMKEIGLFNKMNNLSSAISYLDRRFSTSTDMEVSNEEETGRVNVHGHCVMRECYLFIKLCSILKISLEIREGGHTQLPAALQRCSNMFFSSDARYPFDDDVRIWTGKSRTVSVSNLVFLWGFRSGMSAQDLKDVLCNSHDVFSEEFDVKMVDRTCAIVVFWTPGFSKSFLRIMDSGELFSNKLKDMISEGLQAADYETYKGVCKSGLWKPDLAECLDQATNEIKELSGAKTQQQEQSLICWNNDEMINLDEL; encoded by the exons ATGTATCTCCGGCGCTCTCTATGCACCCAATCAGCCGCCGGCCACCGGCGCCGCCGTCAATTACCGGTGAAGCAAGTGATTAAATCTAACTTCTCCGAGACTATAGCAGAATTCAAGGACAGCATATTCAGCTCCGATTTCGTAGCGGTTTCGTTGCAGAAAACCGGCGGCTACTCCGCGCCGTGGCAAAAATTGCTTCCGATTGACACGGAGGAGACGGCTTATTTGAAGGCCAAGCGCGCCGCTGAGCGGTTTCAGGTTCTCCAGTTCTCGGTTTGCCCTTTCTCGGTTAAAGCTTCTAAGCTAATCGCCAATCC GTATAACTTCCAGTTGTTTCCCAGGCATGAGGTGAAAGTAGGAATGCCATCTTATAGTTTTTCATGCCAATCATCGTGTTTGACCTCTATGGCGCAAGAGGGCTTTGATTTTAATGCTTGTGTATACAATG GCATATCATACTTGTCTAGAGCACAAGAATCAGCTGCGAAAGTTCAAACTGGAAGTGTATTACTTAACAGCTGCAGTTTCCAATCTACTTCAGCCTTTACAGTTGCTGATGTTATATTTGCAGAAAGGATCAAAACTCGAGTTAAGAACTGGATGAATGGTTGTAACAATCAACATAAAACTGAGG ATACTCTGATAAGTTCATTAAGGAAACTAGTAGGAAGATCTGAAATCTATGGTTCGAGACCTTCCTTGACCATAGATGTCTGCAGCGAACGCCAGGTGCAGCTTACATCAGAG GTGTTGAAAGAGTTTGTTAATATTGTATTAGTACGAGCTCCAGCAAAAGTAGGGGTAGAGGCTATTCAAGTTGTTTTGACGAGTTCAGAAGAAGATAAGAATCTTCTTGTG AAAGAAATTCAAGATCTGGAAGAGGAGCAGGGAAGACTTGTTAGTGGCTTTCGAGAGGTGATAGACTTGATTTCTACTTCTCAGAAGCCGGTTGTTGTGCACAACTCACTTAATG ATTTTGCTTTCATACATTCAAAGTTCCTTGCTCCACTTCCTCCAACTATGTATGAATTCACGAGTTCTTTGCTTACGGTGTTTCCTCACATACTTGACATCAACCATCTCATGAAGGAAATTggattatttaataaaatgaataactTGTCATCGGCCATTTCCTATTTGGATAGGAGGTTCTCCACGTCAACAGACATGGAAGTTTCAAATGAAG AGGAGACTGGCCGTGTCAATGTTCATGGGCATTGTGTTATGAGAGAATGCTATTTGTTTATTAAATTGTGCTCTATACTGAAAATCTCTTTAGAGATTCGTGAAGGAGGTCATACCCAATTGCCCGCTGCCCTTCAACGCTGCTCCAATATGTTTTTTTCAAGTGATGCTAGATATCCTTTCGATGATGACGTGAGGATTTGGACAGGCAAAAGTAGAACTGTCAGTGTAAGCAATTTGGTGTTCTTGTGGGGGTTTAGAAGTGGAATGTCGGCCCAAGATCTGAAAGACGTTCTGTGTAATTCACATGATGTCTTCTCAGAAGAATTTGATGTTAAGATGGTGGATAGGACATGTGCTATAGTTGTTTTCTGGACTCCTGGTTTCTCAAAAAGTTTTCTCAGGATAATGGATTCTGGAGAACTTTTCTCTAATAAGCTGAAAGATATGATCTCGGAAGGCCTGCAAGCTGCAGATTACGAGACATACAAAGGAGTTTGCAAATCCGGTTTGTGGAAACCAGATTTGGCAGAGTGCTTGGACCAAGCCACGAATGAAATCAAAGAGCTTTCTGGAGCCAAGACGCAGCAGCAGGAGCAATCACTAATATGCTGGAATAATGATGAGATGATTAATCTGGATGAACTTTGA
- the LOC130999427 gene encoding poly(A)-specific ribonuclease PARN-like isoform X1 has protein sequence MYLRRSLCTQSAAGHRRRRQLPVKQVIKSNFSETIAEFKDSIFSSDFVAVSLQKTGGYSAPWQKLLPIDTEETAYLKAKRAAERFQVLQFSVCPFSVKASKLIANPYNFQLFPRHEVKVGMPSYSFSCQSSCLTSMAQEGFDFNACVYNGISYLSRAQESAAKVQTGSVLLNSCSFQSTSAFTVADVIFAERIKTRVKNWMNGCNNQHKTEDTLISSLRKLVGRSEIYGSRPSLTIDVCSERQVQLTSEVLKEFVNIVLVRAPAKVGVEAIQVVLTSSEEDKNLLVKEIQDLEEEQGRLVSGFREVIDLISTSQKPVVVHNSLNDFAFIHSKFLAPLPPTMYEFTSSLLTVFPHILDINHLMKEIGLFNKMNNLSSAISYLDRRFSTSTDMEVSNEAEETGRVNVHGHCVMRECYLFIKLCSILKISLEIREGGHTQLPAALQRCSNMFFSSDARYPFDDDVRIWTGKSRTVSVSNLVFLWGFRSGMSAQDLKDVLCNSHDVFSEEFDVKMVDRTCAIVVFWTPGFSKSFLRIMDSGELFSNKLKDMISEGLQAADYETYKGVCKSGLWKPDLAECLDQATNEIKELSGAKTQQQEQSLICWNNDEMINLDEL, from the exons ATGTATCTCCGGCGCTCTCTATGCACCCAATCAGCCGCCGGCCACCGGCGCCGCCGTCAATTACCGGTGAAGCAAGTGATTAAATCTAACTTCTCCGAGACTATAGCAGAATTCAAGGACAGCATATTCAGCTCCGATTTCGTAGCGGTTTCGTTGCAGAAAACCGGCGGCTACTCCGCGCCGTGGCAAAAATTGCTTCCGATTGACACGGAGGAGACGGCTTATTTGAAGGCCAAGCGCGCCGCTGAGCGGTTTCAGGTTCTCCAGTTCTCGGTTTGCCCTTTCTCGGTTAAAGCTTCTAAGCTAATCGCCAATCC GTATAACTTCCAGTTGTTTCCCAGGCATGAGGTGAAAGTAGGAATGCCATCTTATAGTTTTTCATGCCAATCATCGTGTTTGACCTCTATGGCGCAAGAGGGCTTTGATTTTAATGCTTGTGTATACAATG GCATATCATACTTGTCTAGAGCACAAGAATCAGCTGCGAAAGTTCAAACTGGAAGTGTATTACTTAACAGCTGCAGTTTCCAATCTACTTCAGCCTTTACAGTTGCTGATGTTATATTTGCAGAAAGGATCAAAACTCGAGTTAAGAACTGGATGAATGGTTGTAACAATCAACATAAAACTGAGG ATACTCTGATAAGTTCATTAAGGAAACTAGTAGGAAGATCTGAAATCTATGGTTCGAGACCTTCCTTGACCATAGATGTCTGCAGCGAACGCCAGGTGCAGCTTACATCAGAG GTGTTGAAAGAGTTTGTTAATATTGTATTAGTACGAGCTCCAGCAAAAGTAGGGGTAGAGGCTATTCAAGTTGTTTTGACGAGTTCAGAAGAAGATAAGAATCTTCTTGTG AAAGAAATTCAAGATCTGGAAGAGGAGCAGGGAAGACTTGTTAGTGGCTTTCGAGAGGTGATAGACTTGATTTCTACTTCTCAGAAGCCGGTTGTTGTGCACAACTCACTTAATG ATTTTGCTTTCATACATTCAAAGTTCCTTGCTCCACTTCCTCCAACTATGTATGAATTCACGAGTTCTTTGCTTACGGTGTTTCCTCACATACTTGACATCAACCATCTCATGAAGGAAATTggattatttaataaaatgaataactTGTCATCGGCCATTTCCTATTTGGATAGGAGGTTCTCCACGTCAACAGACATGGAAGTTTCAAATGAAG CAGAGGAGACTGGCCGTGTCAATGTTCATGGGCATTGTGTTATGAGAGAATGCTATTTGTTTATTAAATTGTGCTCTATACTGAAAATCTCTTTAGAGATTCGTGAAGGAGGTCATACCCAATTGCCCGCTGCCCTTCAACGCTGCTCCAATATGTTTTTTTCAAGTGATGCTAGATATCCTTTCGATGATGACGTGAGGATTTGGACAGGCAAAAGTAGAACTGTCAGTGTAAGCAATTTGGTGTTCTTGTGGGGGTTTAGAAGTGGAATGTCGGCCCAAGATCTGAAAGACGTTCTGTGTAATTCACATGATGTCTTCTCAGAAGAATTTGATGTTAAGATGGTGGATAGGACATGTGCTATAGTTGTTTTCTGGACTCCTGGTTTCTCAAAAAGTTTTCTCAGGATAATGGATTCTGGAGAACTTTTCTCTAATAAGCTGAAAGATATGATCTCGGAAGGCCTGCAAGCTGCAGATTACGAGACATACAAAGGAGTTTGCAAATCCGGTTTGTGGAAACCAGATTTGGCAGAGTGCTTGGACCAAGCCACGAATGAAATCAAAGAGCTTTCTGGAGCCAAGACGCAGCAGCAGGAGCAATCACTAATATGCTGGAATAATGATGAGATGATTAATCTGGATGAACTTTGA
- the LOC130999429 gene encoding putative pentatricopeptide repeat-containing protein At1g12700, mitochondrial gives MRSNHTAMFLGRFLSNFSSKSSTFAIASPHYQSFLVPSFHFDNASCQMRHFSAYPRFDFGSIREPDDAVALFREMMRTRPLPYVTVFNKLLSTVVKMQQNTLALRLFDEMLQRDVPINHYTLSIAIDCYCRLKLPDFGYAILGSFFKRGYEPDVVTFNTLVKGLLLVGRVPEAAKVLWKMSVYQLCEHTEHTYSTMINGLCKAGGALEAIDLLCLLEKEKEICKPNVYAYNAVIDGLCKEGKVDDALQLFSPLGDKGISPDVVTYSSIIEGLCNRRRMDEAEDVLKKMIAAKVCPNVVTCNIFVTAWCKDGKVQEAEHMLVSMKEIDVQPNIFIYNTLINGYCMQGKMDEAVRIFQLAVNSGIKPNIVSYNSLMNGYCKKGQVNEVSRLFTIIPAKRLERNVISYNIMLEALFRKGRCEDGLNLFKEMQALGLSPDVITYNILLDGLCNAHRISEAFSMLHTMKDKGVIPNIVTYNVLIEGLCINNKVREAKDLFDELPSKGMQPSVITYSILIGALCEEGQIEEAKGLMMQMVKNGQLPNSVTYNVFVQGLLKRNKTCDAIPLLEEMDARDFTLDETTFSMLIDPVVREGRDSVLFDKLKKLVPKDLYSR, from the coding sequence ATGAGGTCGAACCACACCGCCATGTTTCTGGGAAGATTTTTGTCAAATTTTTCATCTAAATCCTCCACTTTTGCCATCGCTTCTCCACATTATCAATCATTTCTTGTACCCAGTTTTCATTTTGATAATGCCAGCTGCCAAATGAGACACTTCTCCGCCTATCCCAGATTCGATTTTGGATCTATACGTGAGCCCGATGATGCCGTCGCTCTATTCCGGGAGATGATGAGAACGCGGCCGCTCCCTTATGTTACTGTTTTCAATAAATTGTTGAGTACTGTGGTCAAGATGCAACAAAACACTCTTGCCCTTCGTCTGTTCGACGAAATGCTTCAAAGGGATGTACCCATAAATCACTACACATTGAGTATCGCGATCGATTGCTATTGCCGACTGAAACTGCCTGATTTTGGGTATGCGATCTTAGGCAGTTTCTTCAAGCGTGGGTACGAGCCTGATGTTGTAACCTTTAACACTCTCGTGAAAGGTCTTTTGTTGGTTGGAAGGGTCCCAGAGGCAGCTAAAGTGTTATGGAAGATGTCTGTCTACCAACTGTGTGAGCACACTGAACATACATATAGTACTATGATTAATGGATTGTGCAAAGCTGGAGGTGCTCTCGAGGCGATTGATTTGCTCTGCttattggaaaaagaaaaggaaatctGCAAACCCAACGTATATGCTTACAATGCAGTCATTGATGGTCTATGCAAGGAAGGAAAGGTAGACGATGCTCTCCAACTCTTCTCCCCTTTGGGTGATAAGGGGATTTCACCCGATGTTGTGACATATAGTTCAATAATTGAGGGGTTATGCAATAGGAGAAGAATGGACGAGGCTGAAGACGTTTTGAAGAAGATGATTGCTGCTAAGGTCTGTCCGAATGTGGTGACATGCAATATCTTTGTGACTGCTTGGTGCAAAGATGGAAAGGTGCAAGAGGCCGAGCATATGTTGGTATCTATGAAGGAGATTGATGTACAACCTAACATTTTCATTTACAATACATTGATAAATGGGTATTGTATGCAAGGAAAAATGGACGAAGCGGTACGCATTTTCCAATTGGCGGTGAATTCTGGAATCAAGCCCAATATCGTAAGCTACAATAGCTTGATGAACGGGTATTGCAAAAAGGGCCAAGTCAATGAAGTTTCACGGCTTTTTACCATAATTCCAGCCAAAAGGTTAGAGCGCAATGTTATTTCTTATAATATAATGCTAGAGGCGCTATTTCGTAAAGGCAGATGCGAGGATGGCTTGAATTTGTTCAAAGAGATGCAAGCTCTAGGATTGTCTCCTGATGTGATAACTTACAATATCTTGCTGGATGGTCTGTGTAATGCTCATCGTATCTCTGAAGCATTTTCCATGTTACATACCATGAAAGATAAAGGAGTCATTCCAAACATAGTAACATACAATGTTCTCATTGAGGGATTGTGCATTAATAATAAAGTCAGAGAAGCAAAAGATCTGTTCGACGAGCTTCCATCCAAAGGTATGCAGCCCAGCGTCATAACATATAGTATTCTCATTGGTGCACTTTGCGAGGAAGGACAGATAGAGGAGGCTAAGGGTTTGATGATGCAAATGGTAAAGAACGGTCAATTGCCTAATAGTGTGACGTACAATGTTTTTGTTCAAGGTCTTCTCAAAAGGAACAAGACGTGTGATGCAATTCCACTGTTGGAAGAGATGGATGCAAGGGATTTCACACTTGACGAAACTACTTTCTCGATGTTGATTGACCCTGTGGTAAGGGAAGGTAGAGATAGTGTTCTATTTGATAAGCTTAAGAAACTCGTACCAAAGGATCTCTATTCTAGATAG
- the LOC130999439 gene encoding LOW QUALITY PROTEIN: pentatricopeptide repeat-containing protein At1g62930, chloroplastic-like (The sequence of the model RefSeq protein was modified relative to this genomic sequence to represent the inferred CDS: substituted 1 base at 1 genomic stop codon): MINGICKALGTLHALELLCLLEKEKGICKPNIYSYNAVIDGLCNEGKVDDALQLFSSLGDKGISPNVVTYNSIIEGLCNRRRMDEAQDILKKMIADKVCPNVVTCNIFVTAWCKDGKVQEAEHMLVSMKEIDVQPNIVTYSALINGYCMQGKMNEAVRIFQLAVNSGIKPDIVSYNSLMNGYCKKGLVDEVSRLFTIIPAKRLERNVVSYNIMLEALFRKGRCEDGLNLFKEMQALGLSPHVKTYNILVHGLCSAHRITEAFSMLHTMEDKCVVPDIVTXTVLIEGLCINNKVREDLFDDLPSKGLQPNVVTHTILIGALCKEGHTEEAKDLMMQMVNNGCLPNSVTYNVFVQGLLKRNKASDAIPLLEEMYARGFTLDETTFSMLIDPVVREGRDSVLFDKIKKLVPKDLYSR, from the coding sequence ATGATTAATGGGATATGCAAAGCTTTAGGTACTCTCCATGCGCTGGAATTGCTCTGCttattggaaaaagaaaagggaatcTGCAAACCCAATATCTATTCTTACAATGCAGTCATTGATGGTCTATGCAACGAAGGAAAGGTAGACGATGCTCTCCAACTCTTCTCCTCTTTGGGTGATAAGGGGATTTCACCCAATGTTGTGACATATAATTCAATAATTGAGGGGTTATGCAATAGGAGAAGAATGGACGAGGCTCAAGACATTTTGAAGAAGATGATTGCTGATAAGGTCTGTCCGAATGTGGTGACATGTAATATCTTTGTGACTGCTTGGTGCAAAGATGGAAAGGTGCAAGAGGCCGAGCATATGTTGGTATCTATGAAGGAGATTGATGTACAACCCAATATTGTCACTTATAGTGCATTGATAAATGGGTATTGTATGCAAGGAAAAATGAACGAAGCGGTACGCATTTTCCAATTGGCGGTGAATTCTGGAATCAAGCCTGATATCGTAAGCTACAATAGCTTGATGAACGGGTATTGCAAAAAGGGCCTAGTCGATGAAGTTTCACGGCTTTTTACCATAATTCCTGCCAAAAGGTTAGAGCGCAATGTTGTTTCTTATAATATAATGCTAGAGGCGCTATTTCGTAAAGGCAGATGCGAGGACGGTTTGAATTTGTTCAAAGAGATGCAAGCTCTAGGATTGTCTCCTCATGTGAAGACTTACAATATCTTGGTGCATGGTCTGTGTAGTGCTCATCGTATCACTGAAGCATTTTCTATGTTGCACACCATGGAAGATAAATGCGTCGTTCCAGACATAGTAACATAGACTGTTCTCATTGAGGGATTGTGCATTAATAATAAAGTCAGAGAAGATTTGTTCGACGATCTTCCATCCAAAGGTTTGCAGCCCAACGTCGTAACACATACAATCCTTATCGGTGCACTTTGTAAAGAAGGACATACAGAGGAGGCTAAGGATTTGATGATGCAAATGGTAAACAATGGTTGCTTGCCTAATAGTGTGACCTACAATGTTTTTGTTCAAGGTCTTCTCAAAAGGAACAAGGCTAGTGATGCAATTCCACTGTTGGAAGAGATGTATGCAAGGGGTTTCACACTTGACGAAACTACTTTCTCGATGTTGATTGACCCTGTGGTAAGGGAAGGTAGAGATAGTGTTCTATTTGATAAGATTAAGAAACTCGTGCCAAAGGATCTCTATTCTAGATAA
- the LOC130999440 gene encoding putative pentatricopeptide repeat-containing protein At1g12700, mitochondrial translates to MRSNHAAMFLARILSNSSSQFSTFAIASPHYQSFLVPSFHFDNASCQMRRHFSAYPRFDFGTIREPNDAVALFREMVRTQPLPYVSVFSKLLSTVVKMEQYSLALHLIDEMLQRDVPVDHYTLNIAIDCYCRQKRPDFGFAILGIFFKRGYEPTVVTFNTLVKGLLLVGRVPEAAKVLWKMSVYRLCEPNEQTHSTMINGICKAVGTLHALELLCLLEKEKGICKPNVYAYSAVIDSLFKEGKVDDALQLFSSLGDKGISPNVVTYNSMIEGFCNLRRMDEAQDVLKKMIADKVCPNVVTCNIFVTAWCRDGKVQEAEHMLVSMKEIDVKPNIFIYTTLINGYCMQGKMDEAVRIFQLAVNYGIKPNIVSYNSLMNGYCKKGQVDEVSRLFTIIPAKRLERNVVSYNIMLEALFRKGRCEDGLNLFKEMQALGLSPHVKTYNILLDGLCNAHRISEAFSMLHTMKDRGVLPNIVTYNVLIEGLCINNKVREAKDLFDELPSKGLLKRNKASDAIPLLEEMYARGFTLVETTFSMLIEPMVREGRDSVLFDKVKKLVPKDHNSR, encoded by the exons ATGAGGTCGAACCACGCCGCCATGTTTCTGGCTAGAATTTTGTCAAATTCTTCATCTCAATTCTCCACTTTTGCCATCGCTTCTCCACATTATCAATCATTTCTTGTACCCAGTTTTCATTTTGATAATGCCAGCTGCCAAATGAGGAGACACTTCTCCGCCTATCCCAGATTCGATTTCGGAACTATACGTGAGCCCAACGATGCCGTCGCTCTATTTCGGGAAATGGTGAGGACGCAGCCGCTCCCTTATGTTTCTGTTTTCAGTAAATTGTTGAGTACTGTGGTGAAGATGGAACAATACTCTCTTGCCCTTCATCTGATCGACGAAATGCTTCAAAGGGATGTTCCTGTAGATCACTACACATTGAATATTGCGATTGATTGCTACTGCCGACAAAAAAGACCTGATTTTGGGTTTGCGATCTTAGGCATTTTTTTCAAGCGTGGGTACGAGCCTACTGTGGTAACCTTTAACACTCTCGTGAAAGGCCTTTTGTTGGTTGGAAGGGTCCCAGAGGCAGCTAAAGTGTTATGGAAGATGTCGGTCTACCGATTATGCGAGCCCAATGAACAGACGCATAGTACTATGATTAATGGGATATGCAAAGCTGTAGGTACTCTCCATGCGCTGGAATTGCTCTGCttattggaaaaagaaaagggaatcTGCAAACCCAATGTATATGCTTATAGTGCAGTCATTGATAGTCTATTCAAGGAAGGAAAGGTGGACGATGCTCTCCAACTCTTCTCCTCTTTGGGTGATAAGGGGATTTCACCAAATGTTGTGACATATAATTCAATGATTGAGGGGTTTTGCAATTTGAGAAGAATGGACGAGGCTCAAGACGTTTTGAAGAAGATGATTGCTGATAAGGTCTGTCCGAATGTGGTGACATGTAATATCTTTGTGACTGCTTGGTGCAGAGATGGAAAGGTGCAAGAGGCCGAGCATATGTTGGTATCTATGAAGGAGATTGATGTAAAACCTAACATTTTCATTTACACTACATTGATAAATGGGTATTGTATGCAAGGAAAAATGGACGAAGCGGTACGCATTTTCCAATTGGCGGTGAATTATGGAATCAAGCCCAATATCGTAAGCTACAATAGCTTGATGAATGGGTATTGCAAAAAGGGCCAAGTCGATGAAGTTTCACGGCTTTTTACCATAATTCCTGCCAAAAGGTTAGAGCGCAATGTTGTTTCTTATAATATAATGCTAGAGGCGCTATTTCGTAAAGGCAGATGCGAGGACGGTTTGAATTTGTTCAAAGAGATGCAAGCTCTAGGATTGTCTCCTCATGTGAAGACTTACAATATCTTGCTGGATGGTCTGTGTAATGCTCATCGTATCTCTGAAGCATTTTCCATGTTGCATACCATGAAAGATAGAGGAGTCCTTCCAAACATAGTAACATACAATGTTCTCATTGAGGGATTGTGCATTAATAATAAAGTCAGAGAAGCAAAAGATCTGTTCGACGAGCTTCCATCCAAAG GTCTTCTCAAAAGGAACAAGGCTAGTGATGCAATTCCACTGTTGGAAGAGATGTATGCAAGGGGTTTCACACTTGTCGAAACTACTTTTTCGATGTTGATTGAACCTATGGTAAGGGAAGGTAGAGATAGTGTTCTATTTGATAAGGTTAAGAAACTCGTACCAAAGGACCACAATTCTAGATAG